GCCTCTCCACCGGCACCGTGAGCGAGAGTGATGAGGTCAGACATTGTGAGCCTCCGCCGGCACCTGGACCTCCGTAGGATCACCGTACCGGTATGCGGCTGCGCAGGCGCCCTCGGTGGAGACCATGCAAGGGCCAACCGGAGCAGCCGGGGTGCAATCGCTCGCGAAGAGCGGGCACTCCTCGGGCAGCAGCGCACCACGCAGGACCTCGCCGCAGCGGCAACCCGGTGGATCCTGAGACGCCTCCACCACCATCGGGCACCGAACTGACGCATCGAAGCAGGCGTACTTGCTGCGCAGGCGCAACCCGCTGTCAGGGATGCGACCAAGCCCGCGCCACTCCGAGTCACAGGGCTCGAAGACCTCAGCCATGACGGTCTGGGCGTGAAGGTTACCCTCGGGTCGCACTGAACGCTCGTAGGCGTTCTCAGCGCAGGCCTTCCCGGCGTCGATCTGGTCCAAGAGCATCTGGAGGCCCCGGAGAAGGTCGGTTGCCTCGAATCCCGCTACCACGCAGGGCACCCGGTACCTGGCGGCGATCGCCTCGTAGGGCTGCATCCCGATGACGGCGCTCACATGGCCGGGACAGAGGAAGCCGTCTATCCG
The DNA window shown above is from Armatimonadia bacterium and carries:
- the hypD gene encoding hydrogenase formation protein HypD, with product MSEPATDLSLRCSRPANLMEVCGTHSHALARYGIKQLLPSGVRMLSGPGCPVCVTPTRDIDLLVALARHEGVTLCTFGDMMRVPGTRSSLSLERAIGADVRVVYSPMEAVEYASADQARQVVFAGVGFETTAPMVAVSVLAAAEAGLTNYSVLSAHKTVPPALSALMEADDVRIDGFLCPGHVSAVIGMQPYEAIAARYRVPCVVAGFEATDLLRGLQMLLDQIDAGKACAENAYERSVRPEGNLHAQTVMAEVFEPCDSEWRGLGRIPDSGLRLRSKYACFDASVRCPMVVEASQDPPGCRCGEVLRGALLPEECPLFASDCTPAAPVGPCMVSTEGACAAAYRYGDPTEVQVPAEAHNV